In Schlegelella aquatica, one DNA window encodes the following:
- the phnF gene encoding phosphonate metabolism transcriptional regulator PhnF: MLHDPALTLAADTEPSLPRWQQIAQALRDDIVAGRFLPGERMPNELVLAERFGVNRHTLRQAVKALADSGFVRVLHGRGTFVRELVLDYALQRRTRLTQNLAESGERAQRELRHAEVVAAGTWAAPLRLQAREKVEVLHTRAIVRGRVIGVSVSAFPWRRFEGVAAAFAQTGSVTASLRRYGVSDYTRARSVVSCRMPTADEADALARPTSAPVLVVDYVNVDAQGVPVEAGTTLFASDAVQLSVSPEDFHAD; encoded by the coding sequence ATGCTCCACGACCCAGCCCTGACCCTTGCGGCCGACACCGAGCCGTCCCTGCCGCGCTGGCAGCAGATCGCCCAGGCCCTGCGCGACGACATCGTGGCGGGCCGTTTCCTGCCCGGCGAGCGCATGCCCAACGAACTCGTCCTGGCCGAGCGCTTCGGCGTCAACCGCCACACCCTGCGCCAGGCGGTCAAGGCCCTGGCCGACAGCGGCTTCGTGCGTGTCCTGCACGGGCGCGGCACCTTCGTGCGCGAACTGGTGCTGGACTACGCCTTGCAGCGGCGCACCCGGCTCACGCAGAACTTGGCCGAGTCCGGCGAGCGCGCGCAGCGCGAGCTGCGCCATGCCGAGGTCGTGGCGGCCGGCACGTGGGCAGCGCCGCTGCGTCTGCAAGCGCGCGAGAAGGTCGAGGTGCTGCACACGCGGGCCATCGTGCGCGGGCGGGTGATTGGCGTCAGCGTCAGTGCCTTCCCGTGGCGCCGCTTCGAAGGCGTCGCCGCCGCCTTCGCGCAGACGGGCTCGGTGACCGCTTCCCTGCGGCGCTATGGCGTGAGCGACTACACCCGGGCGCGCAGCGTCGTCTCGTGCCGCATGCCGACCGCCGACGAGGCCGACGCACTGGCGCGCCCGACCTCGGCCCCTGTGCTGGTCGTGGACTACGTCAACGTCGACGCGCAGGGCGTGCCGGTGGAGGCGGGCACGACGCTGTTCGCCTCGGACGCGGTGCAACTGAGCGTGAGCCCGGAGGACTTCCATGCGGATTGA
- the phnG gene encoding phosphonate C-P lyase system protein PhnG, with protein MSEPSPSPVLRCDAKARRQWLSVLARSSREALERHAAPLARRHPGQWLRPPEHGLVMLRGRIGNTGDRFNLGEATVTRCALTLSGPDGHTSVGVGYVLGRDAERAHWIACVDACLQQPAWQADVWRQVIAPLQAHTAERHARERAAVAPSRVEFFTLQPELS; from the coding sequence ATGTCAGAGCCCTCCCCGTCCCCCGTTCTTCGCTGCGACGCCAAGGCGCGCCGCCAATGGTTGTCGGTGCTGGCGCGCTCCAGCCGCGAGGCGCTCGAGCGCCATGCCGCGCCGTTGGCAAGGCGTCACCCGGGGCAGTGGTTGCGCCCGCCGGAGCACGGCCTCGTGATGCTGCGCGGCCGCATCGGCAACACCGGCGACCGCTTCAACCTGGGCGAGGCGACCGTCACGCGCTGCGCCCTCACCCTCTCGGGGCCGGACGGACACACCAGCGTGGGCGTGGGATACGTCCTCGGCCGGGACGCCGAAAGGGCGCACTGGATCGCCTGCGTGGACGCCTGCCTGCAGCAGCCCGCCTGGCAGGCGGACGTGTGGCGGCAGGTGATCGCACCGTTGCAGGCGCACACCGCCGAGCGCCATGCGCGCGAGCGAGCCGCGGTCGCGCCCAGCCGCGTCGAGTTCTTCACCCTGCAACCGGAGCTCAGCTGA
- the phnH gene encoding phosphonate C-P lyase system protein PhnH, whose product MIAALIAHSESPDAGSTGALAALPRGFADPVHGSQTTFRCLLEAMARPGCVQALDADTRDALAPPSGLGVATTAILLTVADADTAVWLSPAFAPAQVLEGVLAFGRFHTGMRVVPRAEESQYAFAPAHAAAEALLLGLPRGSDEAPQEGATLIVEAPSIVSVEEDAAAAAPPAHPEDADPTPWVRLSGPGVRHARWLAVGGLSLAFWRAREELQAGFPRGVDIVFTCSGQIAAVPRSTVVQRSR is encoded by the coding sequence ATGATCGCCGCCCTGATCGCCCATTCTGAGTCGCCCGACGCGGGGAGCACCGGCGCGCTGGCCGCGCTGCCGCGCGGCTTCGCCGATCCGGTGCACGGCAGCCAAACCACCTTCCGCTGCCTGCTCGAAGCGATGGCACGGCCCGGCTGTGTGCAGGCCCTGGACGCCGACACGCGCGACGCACTGGCGCCTCCGAGCGGCCTGGGCGTGGCGACCACCGCCATACTGCTCACCGTGGCCGATGCAGACACTGCCGTCTGGCTGAGTCCCGCGTTCGCGCCGGCGCAAGTGCTCGAGGGCGTGCTCGCGTTCGGTCGTTTCCACACCGGCATGCGCGTGGTACCTCGTGCCGAGGAGTCACAGTACGCCTTCGCGCCCGCGCACGCGGCGGCCGAGGCCCTGCTGCTCGGCCTGCCTCGCGGCAGCGACGAGGCGCCGCAGGAAGGCGCCACTTTGATCGTCGAGGCGCCCTCCATCGTCTCGGTCGAGGAGGACGCGGCAGCCGCAGCGCCACCGGCGCACCCCGAGGATGCGGACCCCACGCCGTGGGTGCGGCTCTCGGGCCCGGGAGTTCGCCATGCCAGGTGGCTGGCGGTGGGGGGGCTGAGCCTGGCCTTCTGGCGCGCGCGCGAGGAACTGCAGGCGGGTTTTCCCCGGGGCGTGGACATCGTCTTCACCTGCAGCGGGCAGATCGCGGCGGTGCCGCGCTCGACCGTGGTGCAAAGGAGCCGCTGA
- a CDS encoding carbon-phosphorus lyase complex subunit PhnI, with product MYIAVKGGESAIEASRRLLAAARRGDPAQQEIEVAQIESQFGLLVDRVMGEASLYDPELAALALKQSQGDVVEAVFLLRAYRTTLPRFGYGEPLDTERMRASRRVSAIFKDLPGGQLLGATFDYTQRLLDFDLLRASDQAPPTHGEKIAVAAGEPVSEAMPCALEALAAEGLVEPLTPSDGDPQPPDITREPPAYPMPRAGRLQMLARGDEGWVLGMAYSTQRGYAHTHPFAGEIRVGAVAVEFTPDELGFPIELGEVVLTECQMINQFTGSAEQPPQFTRGYGLVFGRSERKAMAMSLVDRVMRADEFGEELTSPAQDQEFALSHSDSIEASGFVQHLKLPHYVTFESELQLVRGLRARAPETRSPACAAADAPAPAADPTPAIEPTA from the coding sequence ATGTACATCGCCGTCAAGGGTGGCGAATCCGCGATCGAAGCTTCACGCAGGTTGCTCGCCGCCGCCCGCCGGGGCGATCCGGCGCAGCAAGAGATCGAGGTCGCGCAGATCGAATCTCAGTTCGGGCTGCTGGTGGATCGCGTGATGGGCGAGGCCTCTTTGTACGACCCCGAGCTGGCCGCACTGGCCCTCAAGCAGTCGCAGGGCGACGTGGTCGAGGCGGTGTTCCTGCTGCGGGCCTACCGGACCACCCTGCCCAGGTTCGGCTACGGCGAGCCGCTCGACACCGAACGCATGCGCGCCAGCCGCCGCGTCTCGGCGATCTTCAAGGACCTGCCTGGCGGGCAGTTGCTGGGAGCCACCTTCGACTACACGCAACGTTTGCTGGACTTCGATCTGCTCCGCGCGTCCGACCAGGCACCGCCCACGCACGGCGAGAAGATCGCCGTGGCCGCCGGGGAGCCCGTGTCCGAGGCCATGCCATGCGCCCTCGAGGCCCTCGCCGCGGAAGGCCTGGTGGAGCCGCTCACACCGAGCGACGGCGATCCGCAGCCTCCCGACATCACCCGCGAGCCGCCGGCCTACCCCATGCCCCGTGCAGGGCGGCTGCAGATGCTGGCCCGCGGCGACGAGGGCTGGGTGCTGGGCATGGCCTATTCGACGCAGCGCGGCTATGCGCACACCCACCCCTTCGCGGGCGAGATCCGCGTCGGGGCGGTGGCGGTGGAGTTCACGCCCGACGAGCTGGGCTTTCCGATCGAGCTGGGCGAGGTCGTGCTGACCGAGTGCCAGATGATCAACCAGTTCACCGGCAGTGCCGAGCAGCCTCCCCAGTTCACGCGCGGATACGGCCTCGTGTTCGGTCGCAGCGAGCGCAAGGCCATGGCGATGTCGCTGGTGGACCGGGTCATGCGCGCCGACGAGTTCGGCGAGGAGCTCACCAGCCCGGCGCAGGACCAGGAGTTCGCGCTTTCGCACTCGGACAGCATCGAAGCCTCGGGCTTCGTGCAGCACCTCAAGCTGCCTCACTACGTGACCTTCGAAAGCGAACTGCAGCTGGTGCGCGGACTGCGCGCGCGAGCCCCCGAGACCCGCTCGCCTGCCTGCGCTGCCGCCGACGCCCCCGCGCCTGCTGCGGACCCGACCCCTGCCATCGAGCCGACCGCATGA
- a CDS encoding alpha-D-ribose 1-methylphosphonate 5-phosphate C-P-lyase PhnJ has translation MNARPPLAPPAAGYNFAYLDEGTKRMIRRAILKAVAIPGHQVPFGSREMPLAYGWGTGGIQVTAAVIGRDDVLKVIDQGSDDTTNAVNIRHFFARTTGVRTTERTREATLIQTRHRIPEAPLTERQILVYQVPQPEPLYRLEPRRAETLKLHAHREYGLMNVKLYEDIAQWGRIDTTYDYPVLVNGRYVMAPSPIPKFDNPKMHMMPALQLFGAGREKRIYAVPPYTRVESLDFEDHPFRVEPQGHVCALCGCTTSYLDEMILAHGERLWACSDTDWCRERREAAHDRD, from the coding sequence ATGAACGCCCGACCGCCACTCGCCCCGCCGGCTGCCGGCTACAACTTCGCCTATCTCGACGAGGGCACCAAGCGCATGATCCGCCGTGCGATCCTCAAGGCGGTCGCCATCCCCGGCCACCAGGTGCCTTTCGGCTCGCGAGAGATGCCCTTGGCCTACGGCTGGGGCACCGGGGGCATCCAGGTCACGGCCGCCGTCATCGGACGCGACGACGTGCTCAAGGTCATCGACCAGGGCTCGGACGACACGACCAATGCGGTGAACATCCGTCACTTCTTTGCCCGCACGACGGGCGTGCGCACCACCGAGCGCACGCGGGAGGCGACGCTGATCCAGACGCGCCACCGCATTCCCGAGGCGCCGCTCACTGAACGCCAGATCCTGGTCTACCAGGTGCCGCAGCCGGAGCCGCTCTACCGCCTCGAGCCCCGCCGCGCCGAGACGCTCAAGCTGCACGCCCACCGCGAGTACGGGCTGATGAACGTCAAGCTGTACGAGGACATCGCGCAATGGGGACGCATCGACACCACCTACGACTACCCGGTGCTGGTCAACGGCCGCTACGTGATGGCGCCCTCGCCCATCCCCAAGTTCGACAACCCGAAGATGCACATGATGCCGGCCCTGCAGCTCTTCGGCGCTGGGCGCGAGAAGCGCATCTACGCGGTGCCACCCTACACGAGGGTCGAGAGCCTGGATTTCGAGGACCATCCCTTCCGGGTGGAGCCGCAGGGCCATGTCTGCGCGCTGTGCGGCTGCACGACGAGCTACCTGGACGAGATGATCCTGGCCCATGGCGAGCGCCTGTGGGCCTGCTCGGACACCGACTGGTGCCGCGAACGAAGGGAGGCCGCCCATGACCGCGACTGA
- a CDS encoding GNAT family N-acetyltransferase, whose amino-acid sequence MTATDIRLRIATVDDVPRILALYEASGLDAPGTNDEGQARATFETMQRYPNYHLWIAETADQAVGTYAMIVLPNLGHRCSPSALVEDVAVHPDAQGLGIGRRMMEHALDQARAAGCYKLALSSNQSRTAAHAFYEGLGFERHGYSFKVTIDAR is encoded by the coding sequence ATGACCGCGACTGACATCCGCCTGCGCATCGCGACCGTCGACGACGTGCCGCGCATCCTGGCCCTGTACGAGGCCTCAGGGCTCGACGCGCCGGGCACCAACGACGAGGGGCAGGCCCGTGCCACCTTCGAGACGATGCAACGCTATCCCAACTACCACCTGTGGATCGCCGAGACGGCGGACCAGGCGGTGGGCACCTACGCGATGATCGTGCTGCCCAACCTCGGCCACCGCTGCTCGCCCTCCGCCCTGGTCGAGGACGTTGCCGTCCATCCGGATGCACAGGGGCTGGGCATCGGGCGCCGGATGATGGAGCATGCCCTCGATCAGGCGCGCGCCGCCGGCTGCTACAAGCTGGCGCTGTCGTCCAACCAGTCGCGCACCGCCGCCCATGCCTTCTACGAGGGCCTGGGCTTCGAGCGCCACGGCTACAGCTTCAAGGTGACGATCGATGCACGGTGA
- the phnK gene encoding phosphonate C-P lyase system protein PhnK → MHGDSPSATEPLLQVRALGRRYDRHWAVREASLELHPGEVLAVVGESGSGKSTLLSCIAGLQRPDEGQVRYRARDGRWLDVHALGEAQRRLLARTEWGYVHQQAHLGLRMGVSAGANIGERLMGLGVRHYGQLRAEAQHWMQRVELDASRLDDLPRDFSGGMRQRLQIARNLVTRPRLVLMDEPTSGLDVSVQARLLDLIRLLVARMHLAAIIVTHDLGVARLLAHRIVVMKQGRIVEHGLTDRVLDDPQHEYTQLLVSSVVVP, encoded by the coding sequence ATGCACGGTGACAGCCCTTCCGCCACCGAGCCCTTGCTGCAGGTGCGAGCGCTGGGCCGGCGGTACGACCGCCACTGGGCGGTACGCGAGGCCAGCCTCGAACTGCACCCGGGCGAGGTGCTGGCGGTAGTCGGTGAGTCGGGTTCGGGCAAGTCCACCCTGCTGTCGTGCATCGCCGGCCTGCAGCGCCCGGACGAGGGCCAGGTGCGCTACCGCGCGCGCGACGGCCGATGGCTCGACGTACACGCCCTCGGCGAAGCCCAGCGGCGGCTCCTCGCGCGCACCGAGTGGGGCTACGTGCACCAGCAGGCGCACCTGGGCCTGCGCATGGGCGTGAGCGCCGGGGCCAACATCGGCGAGCGGTTGATGGGGCTGGGCGTGCGCCACTACGGGCAACTGCGCGCCGAGGCCCAACATTGGATGCAGCGCGTCGAACTGGACGCGAGCCGGCTCGACGACCTGCCGCGCGACTTCTCGGGCGGCATGCGGCAGCGGCTGCAGATCGCCCGCAATCTGGTGACGCGACCGCGACTCGTGCTCATGGACGAGCCGACGTCCGGCCTGGACGTGTCGGTGCAGGCCCGCCTGCTCGACCTCATCCGGCTGCTGGTCGCGCGCATGCACCTGGCCGCCATCATCGTCACGCACGACCTGGGCGTGGCGCGTCTGCTCGCCCATCGCATCGTCGTGATGAAGCAGGGCCGTATCGTCGAGCACGGCCTGACGGACCGCGTCCTCGACGACCCCCAGCACGAGTACACGCAGCTGCTGGTGTCATCGGTGGTCGTGCCCTGA
- the phnL gene encoding phosphonate C-P lyase system protein PhnL — MKIETRAWPVIDVQGLSKRFTLHLQGGRRLDVLENVSLQVHAGECVALVGASGRGKSTLLKCLYGNYGCEDDGRAGARVAVRVDGNAPRYLDLARATPQEVLALRRSTVSYVSQFLRAVPRVPALDVVAERLLEGLVLGDAADVDDPRYDEHVENARARAAALLERLRVPRALWTLAPSTFSGGEQQRVNIARGFVKPTPVLLLDEPTASLDAANREVVVDLIRQARERGAAIVGIFHDEDVRDRVATRTLTL; from the coding sequence ATGAAGATCGAAACGCGCGCCTGGCCGGTGATCGACGTGCAGGGCCTGAGCAAGCGCTTCACCCTGCATCTGCAGGGCGGTCGGCGTCTGGACGTCCTCGAGAACGTGTCGCTGCAGGTCCATGCCGGTGAATGCGTCGCGCTGGTCGGCGCATCGGGACGCGGCAAGTCCACGCTGCTCAAGTGCCTCTACGGCAACTACGGCTGCGAGGACGACGGCCGTGCCGGCGCACGCGTGGCGGTGCGCGTGGATGGGAACGCGCCGCGCTACCTCGACCTTGCCCGCGCCACACCGCAGGAAGTGCTGGCGTTGCGCAGATCGACGGTCAGCTACGTGAGCCAGTTCCTGCGCGCGGTGCCCAGGGTGCCCGCACTGGACGTCGTGGCCGAGCGCCTGCTGGAAGGCCTGGTGCTGGGCGACGCGGCCGACGTGGACGATCCCCGCTACGACGAGCACGTGGAGAACGCACGCGCCCGTGCCGCCGCGCTCCTGGAGCGTTTGCGCGTGCCCCGCGCCCTGTGGACACTGGCGCCCTCCACCTTCTCCGGCGGCGAGCAGCAGCGCGTCAACATCGCCCGCGGCTTCGTCAAGCCGACCCCGGTGCTGCTGCTGGACGAGCCTACCGCCTCGCTCGATGCAGCGAACCGGGAGGTGGTGGTGGACCTGATCCGCCAGGCGCGCGAGCGCGGCGCGGCCATCGTCGGCATCTTCCACGACGAGGACGTGCGCGACCGCGTCGCCACGCGCACCCTCACCCTATGA
- a CDS encoding alpha-D-ribose 1-methylphosphonate 5-triphosphate diphosphatase, which yields MTELVLTHARVVLAHEVISGTVRVRDGRIDAIDSGTTCVPGAVDLEGDYLLPGLVELHTDNLERHLMPRPRVYFPVQPAVQSHDAEVAAAGITTVFDAIGVGDPYDEGFRARDQGELLGVLDRLETAGALRAEHLIHVRCELPAPNARQLFEPFAAHPRLRLISLMDHTPGQRQWSDVEHARIYYTGKKGWSAEKFEAELRAAPERQTRHAAPNRRWFAEFARQHGVALATHDDTTVEHVDEAVALGASMSEFPTTLEAARHARSRGLATIAGAPNVVRGGSHSGNVAALDLARAGVLDALSSDYVPASLLTAAWKLHREGGHTLSEAINTVSRNPARASGLVDRGEIAPGLRADLVRAREVHDHPVVRWVWRAGVRVA from the coding sequence ATGACCGAACTGGTGCTCACCCATGCCCGCGTCGTGCTCGCGCACGAGGTGATCTCGGGCACGGTACGGGTGCGCGACGGACGCATCGACGCGATCGACAGCGGCACGACCTGCGTGCCCGGGGCGGTGGACCTGGAAGGCGATTACCTGCTGCCTGGCCTGGTGGAACTGCACACCGACAACCTCGAACGTCATCTGATGCCTCGCCCGCGTGTGTACTTCCCCGTACAGCCGGCAGTGCAATCGCACGACGCCGAGGTCGCAGCCGCCGGCATCACGACCGTGTTCGACGCGATCGGCGTCGGCGACCCCTACGACGAGGGTTTCCGTGCTCGCGACCAGGGCGAGCTGCTCGGGGTGCTCGACCGGCTGGAGACGGCGGGCGCCCTGCGCGCCGAACACCTGATCCACGTGCGTTGCGAGCTGCCTGCACCCAACGCGCGCCAGCTGTTCGAGCCCTTCGCCGCCCACCCCCGGCTCAGGCTCATTTCGCTGATGGACCACACCCCCGGCCAGCGCCAGTGGAGCGACGTGGAGCACGCCCGCATCTACTACACCGGCAAGAAGGGTTGGAGCGCCGAGAAGTTCGAGGCCGAGCTGCGGGCGGCGCCGGAACGCCAGACGCGACACGCTGCGCCGAACCGCCGCTGGTTCGCCGAGTTCGCGCGGCAGCATGGCGTCGCGCTCGCCACCCACGACGACACCACCGTCGAGCACGTGGACGAGGCGGTCGCGCTCGGCGCGTCGATGAGCGAGTTTCCGACGACGCTGGAGGCGGCCCGCCATGCCAGGTCGCGAGGACTGGCGACGATCGCCGGGGCACCGAACGTCGTGCGCGGAGGCTCGCATTCCGGCAACGTGGCGGCACTGGATCTCGCCCGTGCCGGCGTCCTCGACGCGCTGTCGTCCGACTACGTGCCCGCGAGCCTGCTGACCGCCGCCTGGAAGCTGCACCGCGAAGGCGGCCACACGCTCAGCGAGGCCATCAACACCGTCAGCCGCAACCCCGCGCGGGCGTCCGGCCTCGTGGACCGGGGAGAGATCGCGCCTGGCTTGCGAGCCGACCTCGTGCGAGCACGCGAGGTGCACGACCACCCCGTCGTGCGCTGGGTCTGGCGGGCGGGTGTGCGCGTGGCCTGA
- a CDS encoding phosphonate degradation HD-domain oxygenase, with protein sequence MPSHSIIERIDKLYRLHGQRLYSGLQAEAVTALEHALQCAQLAEWAHADDGLVAAALLHDIGHLLAGGHTPDGEDDRHEMLACAWLSQAFDADVIEPIRLHVQAKRYLCTRDAGYHDSLSPASRHTLVLQGGPMSEAQAQAFEALPHAHAAVKLRRWDDLAKVPGRPTPSLDYYLVVLARLVQDEVLGAGWSAADGLSTL encoded by the coding sequence ATGCCTTCCCACTCCATCATCGAGCGCATCGACAAGCTGTACCGTCTTCACGGCCAGCGGCTCTACAGCGGCCTGCAGGCGGAGGCGGTGACCGCGCTGGAACATGCCCTGCAGTGCGCGCAGCTGGCCGAGTGGGCCCACGCGGACGACGGTCTCGTTGCTGCCGCCTTGCTGCATGACATCGGGCACCTGCTGGCGGGCGGCCACACGCCCGACGGCGAGGACGACCGGCACGAGATGCTGGCGTGTGCGTGGCTGTCGCAGGCCTTCGACGCCGACGTGATCGAGCCGATCCGCCTGCATGTGCAGGCCAAGCGCTACCTCTGTACCCGCGACGCCGGCTACCACGACAGCCTCTCGCCCGCCTCCCGGCATACGCTCGTGTTGCAGGGAGGGCCGATGAGCGAGGCCCAGGCCCAGGCCTTCGAGGCCCTGCCGCACGCCCACGCGGCGGTCAAGCTGCGCCGGTGGGACGACCTCGCGAAAGTTCCGGGCCGGCCCACTCCGTCCTTGGACTACTACCTGGTCGTGCTGGCCCGTTTGGTGCAGGACGAGGTCCTGGGCGCAGGCTGGTCCGCCGCCGACGGACTGAGCACGCTTTGA
- the phnE gene encoding phosphonate ABC transporter, permease protein PhnE: protein MSITHTSVPGAGLAVPVPPRAGWGRLALWGLLLAVLAGSWRGADMRPFDLWNDSGNMGEYLRGFFPPDFREWKHYAAELLVTLQIAVWGTALAVTCAVPLGLLASSDIVPWWVYQPVRRLLDGCRAINEMVFALLFVVAVGLGPFAGVLALWVHTTGTLAKLFSEAVEAIDPQPVEGIRATGARPLEEILYGVLPQVMPLWISYSLYRFEANVRSASVVGMVGAGGIGMVLWDVIRGFQYGQTAAVLIMLIVAVSLIDLASSALRKRLI, encoded by the coding sequence ATGAGCATCACGCACACGTCCGTCCCCGGGGCCGGCCTTGCCGTGCCCGTGCCGCCACGCGCCGGCTGGGGGAGGCTGGCCTTGTGGGGTCTGTTGCTGGCGGTGCTGGCCGGGTCGTGGCGGGGGGCCGACATGCGGCCCTTCGACCTGTGGAACGACTCGGGCAACATGGGCGAGTACCTGCGCGGGTTCTTCCCCCCGGATTTCCGGGAGTGGAAGCACTACGCCGCAGAACTGCTCGTGACCTTGCAGATCGCCGTGTGGGGAACGGCCCTTGCCGTGACCTGCGCGGTGCCGCTGGGCCTGCTCGCCTCGTCCGACATCGTGCCGTGGTGGGTGTACCAGCCGGTGCGCCGCCTGCTCGACGGGTGCCGCGCGATCAACGAGATGGTGTTCGCGCTGCTCTTCGTCGTCGCCGTGGGCCTCGGCCCCTTTGCCGGCGTCCTCGCGCTGTGGGTCCACACGACCGGGACGCTGGCCAAGCTCTTCTCCGAGGCGGTGGAGGCCATCGACCCTCAGCCCGTCGAAGGTATCCGGGCCACGGGAGCCAGACCGCTCGAGGAGATCCTCTACGGCGTGCTGCCGCAGGTGATGCCGCTGTGGATCTCGTACTCGCTGTACCGCTTCGAGGCCAACGTGCGTTCGGCGTCGGTGGTCGGCATGGTCGGTGCCGGCGGCATCGGCATGGTGCTCTGGGATGTCATCCGAGGATTCCAGTACGGGCAGACCGCTGCCGTGCTCATCATGCTGATCGTCGCGGTGTCGCTGATCGACCTGGCGTCGTCGGCCCTGCGCAAGCGGCTCATCTGA
- the phnD gene encoding phosphonate ABC transporter substrate-binding protein gives MDRRAFTLTAVALSLGLAASASAQTGEISFGIISTESSQNLKQAWQPLLEDMSRRTGLKINAFFAPDYAGIIEGMRFNKVHLAWMGNKSAMEAVDRSGAEVFAQTVSVDGSMGYYSLLVTHKDSPLNSLEDVIRQRQGLTLGFGDPNSTSGTLVPGYYAFQQHKVDPLKDFKRVVRANHETNLLAAASRQVDVATNNNEAIERLNLTNPAKAKDIKVIWKSPLIPSDPLVWRADLDPAVKARLREFLLGYGKQDAREQAILKVIGFAGFKASSNAQLLPIRQLELARERNRVENDSSLSAEDKQKKLQEIDARLAELQKLVASAR, from the coding sequence ATGGACCGCCGCGCCTTCACCCTCACCGCCGTCGCGCTCTCGCTCGGCCTGGCCGCCAGCGCCAGCGCGCAGACGGGCGAGATCAGCTTCGGCATCATCTCGACCGAATCGTCCCAGAACCTCAAGCAGGCCTGGCAGCCGCTGCTGGAGGACATGAGCCGGCGCACCGGCTTGAAGATCAACGCCTTCTTCGCACCGGACTACGCCGGGATCATCGAGGGCATGCGCTTCAACAAGGTGCACCTCGCGTGGATGGGCAACAAGTCGGCGATGGAGGCGGTCGACCGCTCCGGGGCCGAGGTGTTCGCCCAGACCGTCTCGGTGGACGGCTCGATGGGTTACTACTCGCTGCTGGTCACGCACAAGGACAGTCCCCTGAACTCGCTGGAGGACGTGATTCGCCAGCGCCAGGGGCTCACGCTGGGCTTCGGCGACCCCAATTCCACGTCGGGAACCCTGGTGCCCGGTTACTACGCCTTCCAGCAGCACAAGGTCGATCCGCTGAAGGACTTCAAGCGCGTGGTGCGGGCCAACCACGAGACGAACCTGCTCGCCGCGGCGAGCCGGCAGGTGGACGTGGCCACCAACAACAACGAGGCCATCGAGCGTCTGAACCTGACCAACCCGGCCAAGGCCAAGGACATCAAGGTGATCTGGAAATCACCGCTGATTCCCTCCGACCCGCTGGTGTGGCGCGCGGACCTCGACCCGGCGGTCAAGGCCAGGCTGCGCGAATTCCTGCTCGGCTACGGCAAGCAGGACGCGCGCGAGCAGGCCATCCTCAAGGTGATCGGCTTCGCCGGCTTCAAGGCATCGAGCAACGCGCAGTTGCTGCCGATCCGCCAGCTCGAACTGGCGCGCGAGCGCAATCGCGTCGAGAACGACTCGTCCCTGTCGGCCGAGGACAAGCAGAAGAAGCTGCAGGAGATCGACGCCCGCTTGGCGGAACTGCAGAAGCTGGTCGCGAGCGCCCGGTGA